Proteins from a single region of Drosophila biarmipes strain raj3 chromosome 3R, RU_DBia_V1.1, whole genome shotgun sequence:
- the LOC108023863 gene encoding probable ubiquitin carboxyl-terminal hydrolase FAF isoform X1 — MTFDTRRHTTGQPGTTATSSGGSTATTTTSPAQSAGTGSGTGTGSGTGSGTVNTSSLPGGGGGGGSSSLDSSQEQQPAVSSQSSDDAATSSSAGSVESTVTLVPPEKLISSFPTTKLRSLTQKISNPRWVVPVLPEQELEVLLNAAIELTQAGVDHDCEPCVEFYRNGLSTSFAKILTDEAVNSWKYNIHHCILVSCGKLLHLIAIHMQRDNPYLLDLLAIVFDPENKFNTFNAARQPECFASADCIWGQLDSNKMYARPPPEPKNARGWLVDLINRFGQLGGFDNLLERFNSGLELLKRNQNKGTSKSVAGEGGVEGNGQDNRLTLALIHSLLRPFGQCYELLTPATIAKYFMPTWNVVLDLLDSFTDEELKREVKPEGRNDYINGIVKSARFLASRLSGQEELIRDLEMFRLKMILRLLQVSSFNGKMNALNEINKVLSSVAYYSHRSQPLPHCMPEDEMDWLTAERMAQWIKASDVLGIVLKDSLHQPQYVEKLEKIIRFLIKEQALTLDDLDAVWRAQAGKHEAIVKNVHDLLAKLAWDFTPEQLDHLFEAFQASMTTANKRQRERLLELIRRLAEDDKNGVMAQKVLKLFWTLAHSQEVPPEVLDQALGAHVKILDYSCSQERDAQKTIWLDKCVGELKSGDGWVLPALRLIRDICCLYDTTPNHAPRTQTGTNRQQVIERLQNDYSLVILVTNSLTAYMERVRQMVAETPGLEPASILIDGRFPHHAQIAERLEFLKFLLKDGQLWLCADQAKQIWHCLAVSAVFPADREECFRWFGKLMGEEPDLDPGINKDFFENNILQLDPHLLTESGIKCFERFFKAVNSKEDKLKAIHRGYILDNEDLIGKDYLWRVITTGGEEIASKAIDLLKEVSTALGPRLQENIAEFHEMFIGECCARLRTHYGNIVILGKTQLQEELDAPDQSDNANDESKDSKMRFIEAEKMCRILKVLQEYVKECDRSFSGDRVHLPLSRVTRGKNTSLYIRFQNPGRPIDDLEIVTHSNETMAAFKRSLLKRIKGTSTTNIKVDLFYTNGEMIEVSDEINPLYQYTIRDKMVLTAKLTPVGTGLASSPDSSSDSSTGSPPRPCPDMQRVESESTLPGVIISQNYQYTEFFLKLYQLGSDLEHGRLRDSAKVLLHLLPCDRQTMRQLQVMCKVPKAAVTVAATGEKSAKDEEEKLNTTDQPASEIEEENCTPEQMFLHPTPAQVLYNLSVLHGLLIPALDPLGEGALLVQSAWMHSGCAHFVLELLTKNNFLPSADMHTKRASFQCVLRLAKLFLYIVGSVLSRVGDEPMICDLDNGSRSQVDILKQNFSTMPNSSQGTLRAISAKLAVMLAREMLSASQEGDRCRTLFSSTLQWSCPDISTIKAVVQLAWASSCGNLQALGSSSGDFEDEVIVPDGQDFSMCKEALEVLTISFILNPSANEALTSDANWPKFITSIVLKNPLRHVRQVASEQLFLASTYCAGDRRPFVYMVNLLVGALKTLVPQYEATCAEFFSVLCRTLSYGCIYNWPLQISEGLLGDEIKWLQRIRENVRATGDTQVHEELLEGHLCLAKELMFFLAADSKAQLNELIHELIDDFLFTASREFLHLRRHGSLRQDTVPPPVCRSPHTIAAACDLLIALCQLCVPNMKLLTNTLIDFVCTDTDPLREWDYLPPVGARPTKGFCGLKNAGATCYMNSVLQQLYMVPAVRVGILRAHGAATTDGEDFSGDSDLTGGGLGPALFSGPASALVTFSSSSGAVEDGSQDVRKNYHVVILKHVQAIFAHLGHSALQFYVPRGLWTHFKLQGEPVNLREQQDAVEFFMSLFESLDEGLKALGQPQLMNATLGGSFSDQKICQECPHRYSKEEPFSVFSVDIRNHSSLTESLEQYVKGELLEGADAYHCDKCDKKVVTVKRLCVKKLPPVLAIQLKRFEYDYERVCAIKFNDYFEFPRILDMEPYTVSGLAKLEGEVVEVGDNCQTNVETTKYELTGIVVHSGQASGGHYFSYIISKNPANGKSQWYKFDDGEVTECKMHEDEEMKAQCFGGDYMGEIYDNNLKRMQYRRQKRWWNAYMLFYTRCDQSPVQYEPSVEQLSLTESRNMVLPLPKPIERSVRHQNIRFLHSRSIFSVEFFNFIKKLVSCNIPSARSDKITSAAEELSLLGVQLASQFLFHTGFRTKKSLRGPVIDWYDALSHHIRSSALVRKWFANHALLSPPSRLGEYILMAPSPEVRTVFVKLVVFFCHFAINDEPLPGYDGANLCEQVLISVLRLLKSEAADYGKHLPHYFSLFSMYVGLGTREKQQLLRLNVPLQFIQVALDDGPGPAIKYQYPEFSKLHQVVSHLIRCSDVSEKCQSSNQNARPLPNPFKDATVAHEELTPLSTECMDLLFNRTGYIKKVIEDTNVGDEGLKLLQYCSWENPHFSRAVLTELLWQCGFAYCHDMRHHTDLLLNILLIDDSWQHHRIHNALNGVAEEREGLLETIQRAKTHYQKRAYQIIKCLTQLFHKSPIALQMLNTNPTISRHWSIAVEWLQDELERQRGIGCQYNSYSWSPPAQSNDNTNGYMLERSQSAKNTWTMAYELCPDEVSEKTDENNESDLESNLDENKTDQVVQPGGAQEGTTGGTEQPADNKTPTTSSPATGAWPVRVDSNAIPRLSRQLFGAYTSTGGGTTSGTTAPTPATTTTAGSGANSETESSAQETTGETTINGLTNSLDQMEITAKKKCRRVIIRKLVESKDEEETATATTTATTEVTTSPATTTATAATSTPVTTAATTTEAGSGTGPGSGTGSSELPTRIEKNLI; from the exons ATGACGTTCGACACGCGCAGGCACACCACCGGACAGCCGGGCACCACAGCCACCAGCAGTGGCGGCAGCACAGCAACCACCACAACGAGTCCAGCGCAGAGTGCGGGAACGGGATCGGGAACGGGCACAGGATCAGGAACGGGCTCGGGAACAGTAAACACCTCGAGTTtgccaggaggaggaggaggtggagggTCGAGTAGCCTGGACagcagccaggagcaacaGCCGGCGGTCAGTAGCCAGAGTTCGGATGACGCAGCCACCTCCTCGTCGGCGGGCAGCGTGGAAAGCACCGTCACACTAGT GCCTCCCGAGAAGCTTATATCCTCGTTTCCCACCACGAAGCTGAGATCACTGACCCAGAAGATATCCAATCCCCGCTGGGTGGTGCCCGTGCTGCCTGAACAGGAACTGGAGGTGCTTCTAAATGCCGCCATCGAGCTGACGCAGGCTG GTGTGGATCACGACTGCGAGCCGTGCGTGGAGTTTTACCGCAATGGACTGAGCACCTCGTTCGCCAAGATCCTAACCGACGAGGCGGTGAACTCTTGGAAGTACAACATCCACCACTGCATCCTGGTGTCGTGCGGCAAGCTTCTGCACCTGATCGCCATCCACATGCAGCGCGACAATCCTTACCTGCTGGACTTGCTGGCCATCGTTTTCGATCCGGAAAACAAGTTCAACACCTTCAACGCGGCTCGCCAGCCGGAGTGCTTTGCCAGCGCCGACTGCATCTGGGGTCAGTTGGACAGCAACAAGATGTACGCCCGACCGCCACCGGAGCCCAAGAATGCGCGCGGCTGGCTTGTGGATCTCATTAACCGCTTCGGTCAGCTGGGAGGCTTTGACAATCTGCTGGAGCGGTTCAACAGCGGACTGGAGCTGCTGAAGCGCAATCAAAACAAGGGCACAAGCAAGAGTGTTGCTGGCGAGGGTGGAGTCGAAGGTAATGGCCAGGATAATCGTCTCACCCTGGCCCTCATACACAGCCTTCTGCGGCCATTTGGTCAATGCTATGAGCTGCTGACGCCCGCTACCATCGCCAAGTACTTTATGCCCACCTGGAACGTGGTGTTGGACCTTTTGGACAGCTTCACAGACGAGGAGCTAAAGCGCGAGGTAAAGCCCGAGGGGCGCAACGACTACATCAACGGGATTGTAAAGTCGGCTCGCTTCCTGGCCAGTCGATTGTCGGGTCAGGAGGAGCTTATTCGCGACTTGGAAATGTTTCGCCTGAAGATGATTCTGCGCCTGCTGCAGGTGTCCAGCTTTAATGGCAAGATGAATGCCCTCAACGAGATCAACAAGGTGCTCTCTTCGGTGGCCTATTACTCGCATCGATCCCAACCCCTGCCGCACTGTATGCCCGAGGACGAGATGGACTGGCTGACGGCGGAACGCATGGCGCAGTGGATTAAGGCGTCGGACGTCTTGGGCATCGTGCTAAAGGACTCGTTGCACCAACCACAGTATGTGGAAAAACTCGAAAAGATCATACGCTTTCTCATAAAGGAGCAAGCCCTGACGCTGGACGATTTGGATGCGGTGTGGAGAGCGCAGGCAGGCAAGCACGAGGCGATCGTAAAGAACGTGCATGATCTCCTGGCGAAACTGGCCTGGGATTTCACTCCCGAACAGCTGGACCACCTCTTCGAGGCGTTTCAA gccAGCATGACCACGGCCAATAAGAGGCAGCGTGAAAGGCTTTTAGAGCTTATCCGCCGGTTGGCTGAAGACGACAAGAATGGTGTGATGGCCCAAAAGGTGCTGAAGCTTTTCTGGACACTGGCCCACAGTCAGGAGGTACCGCCAGAGGTGCTCGACCAGGCCCTCGGTGCACACGTGAAAATCTTAGACTACAGCTGTTCGCAGGAGCGGGACGCGCAAAAGACCATTTGGTTGGACAAGTGCGTCGGCGAGCTCAAGTCGGGCGATGGATGGGTTCTGCCCGCCTTGCGCCTAATCCGGGATATATGTTGTCTATATGACACAACGCCGAATCATGCACCCCGCACACAAACGGGGACGAATCGGCAGCAGGTGATCGAGCGACTGCAGAACGACTATTCCTTAGTCATTCTTGTTACCAACAGCTTGACTGCGTACATGGAAAGGGTGCGCCAAATGGTGGCAGAGACACCCGGCCTGGAACCAGCTTCCATCCTAATTGACGGAAGGTTTCCGCACCATGCGCAAATAGCGGAGCGGCTGGAGTTCCTCAAGTTCCTGTTGAAAGACGGACAGCTGTGGCTGTGCGCAGATCAGGCAAAGCAGATCTGGCACTGCTTGGCGGTGAGCGCCGTCTTTCCGGCGGATCGAGAGGAGTGCTTCCGATGGTTCGGCAAGCTGATGGGCGAGGAGCCCGACTTGGACCCCGGCATAAACAAGGACTTCTTCGAGAATAACATCCTGCAACTCGATCCGCATCTGCTCACCGAAAGCGGCATCAAGTGCTTCGAGCGCTTCTTCAAGGCGGTTAACTCCAAGGAGGACAAGCTGAAGGCGATACACAGAGGTTACATTCTGGACAACGAGGACCTTATAGGTAAGGACTACTTGTGGCGGGTGATCACAACCGGGGGCGAGGAAATCGCCAGCAAGGCCATTGATCTGCTCAAAGAAGTGTCCACGGCATTGGGTCCACGGCTACAGGAGAACATCGCCGAGTTCCACGAAATGTTCATCGGTGAATGCTGCGCCCGGCTGCGTACTCACTACGGAAACATCGTTATCCTGGGCAAGACGCAGCTGCAGGAGGAGTTGGATGCGCCCGACCAGTCGGACAATGCCAACGACGAGTCAAAGGACTCTAAAATGCGTTTCATCGAGGCGGAGAAGATGTGCCGAATTTTAAAGGTGCTGCAGGAATATGTGAAGGAGTGCGACCGCTCCTTCAGCGGCGATCGTGTCCACCTGCCACTCAGTCGAGTTACGCGTGGCAAGAACACTAGTCTGTATATACGGTTCCAGAACCCAGGAAGACCCATCGACGACCTGGAGATCGTTACACACAGCAACGAGACGATGGCCGCTTTCAAGCGAAGTCTACTGAAACGGATCAAGGGTACTTCTACGACCAACATAAAAGTTGATCTCTTCTACACTAACGGCGAGATGATCGAGGTATCCGACGAGATTAACCCGCTCTATCAGTACACCATCCGCGACAAGATGGTCCTCACAGCGAAGCTCACGCCAGTGGGCACTGGTCTGGCCAGCAGTCCCGACTCCTCCAGCGACTCGAGCACTGGCTCTCCCCCTCGACCCTGCCCCGACATGCAGCGCGTGGAGTCGGAGAGCACACTGCCCGGCGTGATTATCTCCCAAAACTACCAGTACACCGAGTTCTTTCTGAAGCTCTACCAGCTGGGCAGTGACTTGGAGCACGGTCGTCTGCGGGATAGCGCAAAGGTACTGCTGCATTTGCTGCCCTGCGACCGTCAGACGATGCGTCAGCTGCAGGTGATGTGCAAGGTGCCCAAGGCGGCTGTTACGGTGGCTGCGACGGGCGAGAAGAGCGCTAAAGATGAAGAGGAGAAACTCAACACCACTGATCAGCCGGCGAGTGAAATTGAAGAG GAGAACTGCACGCCGGAGCAGATGTTCCTGCACCCGACGCCTGCCCAAGTGCTTTACAATCTTAGTGTGCTGCACGGACTGCTGATTCCCGCGTTGGATCCTCTAGGCGAAGGAGCCCTGCTGGTGCAGTCTGCATGGATGCACTCGGGTTGCGCGCATTTCGTACTGGAGCTGTTGACGAAAAACAACTTCCTGCCCAGCGCCGACATGCACACGAAGCGCGCCTCCTTCCAGTGCGTGCTGAGGCTGGCGAAGCTGTTCCTGTACATCGTGGGTAGCGTACTGTCCCGCGTAGGCGATGAGCCCATGATCTGCGACCTAGACAACGGATCCCGTTCACAGGTAGACATCCTAAAGCAGAACTTTTCTACGATGCCGAACAGCTCGCAAGGCACACTGCGGGCGATCTCCGCGAAGCTAGCTGTGATGCTTGCCCGTGAGATGCTCTCAGCCAGCCAGGAGGGAGACCGCTGCAGGACGCTCTTTAGTTCCACACTGCAGTGGTCCTGTCCGGACATTTCCACCATCAAGGCGGTGGTGCAGTTGGCCTGGGCCTCGTCCTGCGGCAACCTTCAGGCTCTCGGAAGCAGTAGCGGCGACTTTGAGGACGAGGTGATCGTGCCGGACGGGCAAGATTTCAGCATGTGCAAAGAGGCGCTGGAGGTGCTCACCATCTCGTTTATCCTTAATCCGAGTGCCAACGAAGCATTGACCAGCGACGCCAACTGGCCGAAGTTTATCACCTCCATTGTACTGAAGAACCCGCTTCGGCATGTGCGACAGGTGGCCTCGGAGCAGTTGTTCCTGGCCTCTACCTACTGTGCTGGGGATCGGCGGCCGTTCGTCTACATGGTGAACTTGCTGGTGGGAGCGCTGAAGACTCTGGTTCCCCAGTACGAGGCAACGTGCGCCGAGTTCTTCTCGGTACTGTGCCGGACCCTGTCCTATGGATGTATATACAACTGGCCGCTGCAAATCAGCGAGGGATTGTTGGGCGACGAGATCAAGTGGCTGCAACGTATACGGGAGAATGTCCGCGCCACCGGGGACACACAAGTACACGAGGAGCTCCTGGAGGGCCACCTCTGCCTGGCCAAGGAACTAATGTTTTTCCTCGCGGCCGACTCAAAGGCGCAGCTCAACGAGCTCATCCACGAGCTGATCGACGACTTCCTCTTCACGGCCTCTCGCGAATTCCTGCATTTACGGCGGCACGGCAGCCTCCGGCAGGACACCGTCCCGCCACCGGTCTGCCGCAGTCCGCACACCATCGCCGCTGCCTGCGATCTCCTTATTGCCTTGTGCCAGCTCTGTGTTCCTAATATGAAGCTACTCACCAATACACTCATCGACTTCGTTTGCACGG ATACTGATCCGCTGCGCGAATGGGATTACCTGCCGCCTGTGGGCGCTAGGCCAACCAAAGGTTTCTGCGGACTGAAGAACGCCGGTGCCACTTGCTACATGAACTCGGTGCTGCAGCAGCTGTACATGGTGCCGGCGGTGCGGGTGGGTATCCTGCGAGCCCATGGCGCGGCCACCACCGACGGCGAGGATTTCAGTGGCGACTCCGATTTGACGGGCGGCGGTCTTGGACCGGCCCTCTTCTCGGGACCCGCCTCTGCCCTAGTCACCTTCTCCTCGTCGTCGGGCGCTGTCGAGGATGGATCGCAGGATGTGCGAAAGAACTATCACGTGGTTATCCTGAAGCACGTGCAGGCCATATTCGCCCACCTGGGCCACAGTGCTCTGCAGTTCTACGTGCCCCGTGGTCTCTGGACGCATTTCAA GCTGCAAGGAGAGCCTGTGAATCTCCGCGAGCAACAGGATGCCGTGGAGTTCTTCATGTCCCTGTTCGAAAGCCTCGACGAGGGACTGAAGGCGCTTGGCCAGCCGCAGCTGATGAATGCCACGCTGGGCGGCTCGTTCAGCGACCAAAAGATCTGCCAAGAGTGCCCCCATCGCTACTCCAAAGAGGAACCATTTAGTGTATTTAGTGTCGATATTAGGAATCATAGCTCATTAACCGAATCTCTGGAGCAGTATGTCAAGGGGGAGCTGCTCGAGGGAGCCGATGCATACCATTGTGATAAATGtgataaaaaa GTAGTTACCGTTAAGCGGCTGTGCGTGAAGAAGCTGCCACCCGTGTTAGCCATACAACTGAAGCGCTTCGAATACGACTACGAGCGCGTCTGTGcgattaaatttaatgattattttgaatttccGCGTATCCTGGATATGGAGCCCTACACTG TATCTGGCCTAGCTAAGCTAGAGGGCGAGGTGGTGGAGGTGGGTGATAATTGTCAAACAAATGTTGAGACGACAAAGTACGAACTGACCGGCATTGTGGTGCACAGCGGGCAGGCATCCGGGGGCCACTACTTCAGCTACATAATCTCCAA AAACCCAGCGAACGGCAAGAGCCAGTGGTACAAGTTTGACGACGGCGAGGTCACCGAGTGCAAAATGCACGAGGATGAGGAGATGAAGGCACAGTGCTTTGGCGGCGACTACATGGGCGAGATCTACGACAACAACCTTAAGCGCATGCAGTATCGCCGACAGAAGCGCTGGTGGAATGCCTACATGCTGTTCTACACCCGCTGCGACCAGAGTCCCGTGCAGTACGAGCCCAGTGTGGAGCAGTTATCGCTCACTGAGAGCCGCAACATGGTTCTGCCCCTGCCTAAGCCTATTGAGCGCAGCGTGCG GCACCAGAACATTCGGTTTCTGCACTCCCGAAGCATTTTCTCCGTGGAGTTTTTCAACTTTATCAAAAAGCTGGTCAGCTGCAATATACCCTCTGCGCGGAGCGATAAGATC ACTTCTGCTGCCGAGGAGCTTTCGCTGCTGGGGGTGCAACTGGCGTCGCAGTTCCTGTTCCACACCGGCTTCCGCACGAAGAAGTCGCTACGCGGCCCAGTCATCGATTG GTACGACGCGCTCTCACATCACATACGTTCCTCGGCTCTGGTTCGCAAGTGGTTTGCCAACCATGCGCTCCTTTCGCCGCCGTCGCGCTTGGGCGAGTACATCCTGATGGCTCCTTCGCCAGAGGTGCGCACCGTCTTCGTTAAGCTGGTAGTGTTCTTCTGCCACTTCGCCATCAACGATGAACCCCTGCCTGGCTACGACGGCGCCAACCTCTGCGAGCAGGTGCTCATCAGTGTGCTGCGCCTCCTGAAGTCCGAGGCAGCCGACTACGGAAAACACCTGCCCCACTACTTTAGCTTATTCAGTATGTACGTGGGACTAGGAACACGGGaaaagcagcagctgctgaGG CTCAATGTGCCGCTGCAGTTTATTCAGGTCGCTTTGGACGACGGCCCCGGTCCGGCCATAAAGTATCAGTATCCGGAGTTCAGCAAGCTTCATCAAGTGGTTTCGCACCTGATTCGCTGCAGCGATGTGAGCGAAAAGTGCCAGAGCTCCAACCAGAACGCCCGTCCACTGCCCAATCCGTTCAAGGATGCCACGGTGGCGCACGAGGAGCTGACACCCCTGTCCACTGAGTGCATGGACTTGCTCTTCAATCGCACGGG CTACATCAAGAAGGTGATCGAGGACACAAACGTGGGCGACGAGGGTCTTAAGCTGCTGCAGTATTGCAGCTGGGAGAACCCACACTTTTCTCGCGCCGTGCTCACCGAGCTGCTGTGGCAATGTGGCTTCGCCTACTGCCACGACATGCGGCACCACACTGATCTGCTGCTGAACATCCTTCTGATCGATGACTCGTGGCAGCACCACCGCATACACAATGCTCTCAACGGAGTGGCAGAGGAGCGCGAGGGCCTGCTGGAGACGATACAGCGGGCGAAGACGCACTACCAGAAGAGGGCGTACCAGATAATCAAGTGCCTGACGCAGCTGTTCCACAAGTCGCCGATTGCGCTGCAGATGCTTAACACAAACCCGACCATTAGCCGGCACTGGAGCATTGCCGTCGAGTGGCTGCAGGACGAGTTGGAGCGCCAGCGGGGCATCGGCTGCCAGTACAACTCGTACTCGTGGTCGCCCCCGGCGCAGAGCAACGACAACACCAACGGCTACATGCTGGAGCGGTCGCAGTCCGCCAAGAACACGTGGACCATGGCTTACGAGCTCTGCCCGGATGAGGTCAGCGAGAAAACG GATGAGAACAACGAGTCTGATTTGGAGTCGAATCTGGACGAGAACAAGACGGATCAGGTGGTTCAGCCGGGAGGAGCGCAGGAGGGCACCACCGGAGGCACGGAGCAGCCAGCCGATAACAAGACGCCCACCACCAGCAGTCCGGCGACGGGAGCCTGGCCGGTACGAGTGGATAGCAACGCCATTCCACGGCTTTCGCGGCAGCTCTTCGGGGCTTACACGTCGACTGGCGGTGGCACAACTAGCGGAACCACTGCGCCCACACCCGccacgacgacgacggcgggAAGTGGGGCCAACAGCGAGACGGAGAGTAGTGCCCAGGAGACCACTGGCGAGACGACCATTAACGGTCTGACAAACAGCCTGGACCAAATGGAGATAACGGCCAAAAAG AAGTGTCGCAGGGTGATAATAAGAAAGCTGGTGGAAAGTAAGGACGAGGAGGAGACGGCGACTGCGACCACGACAGCCACCACGGAGGTCACAACGTCGCCAGCGACAACCACTGCGACGGCAGCCACTTCAACACCTGTCACAACAGCAGCCACCACAACGGAAGCCGGATCGGGGACAGGACCAGGGTCGGGCACCGGATCAAGTGAGCTCCCGACGCGGAtagagaaaaatttaatttaa